AGACGAAATTGAATTCGGTGTGGGAATCCATGGAGAACCTGGTTATCGTAAAGAAAAACTACAATCATCAAGAAAACTAGCTGAAGAATTAGTTGGGAAACTAAAAGATGAATTTAACTGGAAATCTGGTGATAAATATGGTGTGTTAGTGAATGGTTTAGGTGGAACACCATTAATGGAACAGTTTGTTTTCATGAATGATGTGAAAGCGCTATTAGAAGAAGATGGATTAATTGTTGACTTCAAAAAAGTTGGTGATGTGATGACATCAATTGATATGGAAGGATTATCGTTAACGATGATTCACCTAGATACACCTGAATGGACAGAAGCATTGAAAGCACCTGTTACAACAATTGCGTGGTAAAAAGGAGAAAATTGTATGGAAGCAAAGAAAATTATAAATTGGTTACAACTTTTTACAGATAAAGTTGGCGAAAATAAAGCGTATTTAAGTGATTTAGATACACCAATCGGAGACGGTGATCATGGTGCTAACATGGCTCGTGGAACGAGTGAAATGATGAAAGTTATCGAAGAAAAAAATCCAGAAACACCAACAGATGTCTTTAAGTTAGCGGCTATGACATTGATTAGTAAAGTCGGTGGGGCTTCTGGTCCTTTATATGGTTCTGCTTTTATGGGAATGACAAAAGCATCAATGAAATCAGATGATTTGGTGACAATTTTAGAAGGTGGCATGAGTGAAATTCAAAAACGTGGCAAAAGTGAGCCAGGCGAAAAAACAATGCTTGATACTTGGTCACGTGTCATTGAATCCCTCAAAGACGGTTCTTTAACAGAAGAAAAAGTGAAAGAAATTGCCGAAGAAACAAAAGAGATGAAAGCAACAAAAGGACGTGCCTCTTATTTAGGTGAACGTTCAATTGGACACATTGATCCAGGTGCTATGTCAAGTAGTTACCTATTTGAAGCTATGATAGAAGTAGGAGTGAAATAGATGAGTTTAGGAATCGTATTAGTATCACATGTATCAGAGATTACAACAGGTATTACTCGTTTAATCAAAGAAGTAGCCAAAGATGTTTCGATTACAACAGCTGGCGGTTTGGAAGACAACGGTATTGGAACTAGTTTTGATACGATTATGTCAGCATTTGAAGAAAATGAAGCAGACACTATCCTGGCTTTTTATGACTTAGGAAGTGCTAAAATGAACTTGGAATTAGCAATGGACATGACAGATAAAAATGTCATTTTATATGATACAGCATTAGTGGAAAGTAGTTATACAGCGGCCGCGTTAATACAAGCTGGTGCTGATTTAAAAACCATTGAAGAACAATT
This genomic stretch from Vagococcus sp. CY52-2 harbors:
- the dhaL gene encoding dihydroxyacetone kinase subunit DhaL, translating into MEAKKIINWLQLFTDKVGENKAYLSDLDTPIGDGDHGANMARGTSEMMKVIEEKNPETPTDVFKLAAMTLISKVGGASGPLYGSAFMGMTKASMKSDDLVTILEGGMSEIQKRGKSEPGEKTMLDTWSRVIESLKDGSLTEEKVKEIAEETKEMKATKGRASYLGERSIGHIDPGAMSSSYLFEAMIEVGVK
- the dhaM gene encoding dihydroxyacetone kinase phosphoryl donor subunit DhaM, which encodes MSLGIVLVSHVSEITTGITRLIKEVAKDVSITTAGGLEDNGIGTSFDTIMSAFEENEADTILAFYDLGSAKMNLELAMDMTDKNVILYDTALVESSYTAAALIQAGADLKTIEEQLSELKVK